The Anastrepha obliqua isolate idAnaObli1 chromosome 5, idAnaObli1_1.0, whole genome shotgun sequence DNA window TGGAGGCTTATATTTTCtagtaaatagcaccagctccgttttgtcagagttgactcggaggtcgcaagtggcagcccagcgactgagtacagccagtggCCTTTCCAGAAtatcagccatgactgaggaaaacggtcccgataccatccggaccaagtcatcggcgtatgctactgaCACACCTTTACTGTCGAAAAAACTAACGATAGTAAAAGAAACAGCAGCGAAAGTAGGCCTCGAAATAAGTATCGGTAAAAGCAAGGTAATGCATTTAAACTCGTTATATCTTCAAGCTGAGATATTACCAATCGTATAAGTAAAGCGAAACAGGCTTTTGGCTCTCTTAAAGATGTCTGAAGACCTTAAAATATTCAACTCTAATGTCAAGCCCACCCTCTTGTACGGCTGCGAAACTCGGGTATTTGTGAACCCTTGCCTCCACACAGTACTTCGCATCTTTTGGCCTCACACCATATCCAACCAAAACTTATGGGCTATGACGAACTACAATGCAAATGGGAATACTCAAAAGAAAATAGGGTTGGCTTGGACTCATTTTAAGAAGAGATCCGAACGACATTACCCGTAATACGATTGATTGGAACCCGCAAGGTAAACGACGTGGAGGCAGACCATCACTAACCTGGAGAAGAACCTTCGAAACGGACATAGCAAGgacaaacaaattttggaacgaactaaAGAGGTTGATGTCCGACAAAAGCGAATGGAGCAAGCTTGTTGAGGCCCTTTGTGCCCTTGCGGAACCAGAGGAActttcatatatataaatatgcggTAAAGTCTGCTGAAGTGactgtccttggccggatataactACGGGccattccggttacgtagaaccgactgtagtGGGAACGATGTGGATGTACATAGTTAACTTGTTAAAGAGTGCACGCACTGCGTTCTATATACCCACCCGACTGTGGCGCTCTTGTATCGTGTCACTATGATCAAAACTTAGAATTTTCAATACTAGCGTAAAATCGGTCCTCCTATACTGAACTGGATGGAGGCTTGGCTCATCCCTGAGCACATAAGCATACCCCTTCAAACGTTTATCAACAAATGTCTTAGGTTTAGTTTTATTTGCTGCATTTTTGGCCAAGAAGAGTCTTCAAAGCAGAAGAtatttgcgatcctgcaggaaCGCAAGATGCTTAGGAAACATGGGAACGAGggattttttccgatagtcaagtcgCGCTCAAAGCTCTGACGACGTCATGGTGCATGCCCACACTAGTCatctcctgtaaggaggagatgaaATATCTTGGGTGTGTAGGTCACAATGctttgatctgggttccaggacatagagagaaatgaaattgctgatgagctagcttgccagaaaggggactgaattggtctcagagacttCCTAACTAATCATCGGCCTTGATCTCCTTGATATCATTTAAGtcatcaaattcgaaaagaagttcagaattgaactggaAGGAAGCTTTAGGAGTGTGCCATGCACTGGTACACAGATAGCTCGAAGACCCCAGAAGGCGTTGCAATGTATGGCCCCAGAACCAAGCGTTAACATACTTATGTGCCAatgagttaaaatattttctaaccaTCTTTCAGCGACAGTCAGATTGCACTCAAGGCTCTATCGTTCTGTGAGATTAAGTCCTCACTGGTTcctgagtgtatcgagaaactgaatcttctaggaacgcacaatcgcatccggctaatttgggtcccagggcccaggggtataactgggaacgaagtagcgaACGAAGGAGGCTGTGGCCTCGCCATTAGTAGGGTCCGAGCCCCTCGTTtctatgggacaacacaccatccaGAAGAAGCTTAagagtgaagagctaaggctaaggaAAGTTTGCTGGCTTCAAACTATGGGGCTTACGCGTAGGAAGGTACATTTAGGAAGGTACAACAAAGCGAGGTTTGAAAAACTCATAATCCCCACCAAGCATAAACTGGGAATGCTCACGAAcattggccggatataagtccggttcgtttcggtaacgtagaaccgactgtcgggggaACGATTCCTGTCTAGATCAGCATAGTTGCCACGTATTCTTTGGATATGAGCAGGTATTTAACTTGACACAACACCAGATATTTCTGTTGTGTTTACCAATGTCCACTCCATCCGAACTCAACTTTGATTAGATACACCTTCTGCATGGGATGGAGCCGTTTTAAAACCTGTTCTAATTTTGGGAAAGATATAGAGTGATTCAAGGGTGATGCAGATCCTTGAAAGCTCTTATTACTgatatgtaatttaatttttatttattacaattttttcaagcaATTGGGACTACTGTCTAGGCCAAACTTAGTTGTACAGTGGATAAAAGTGATTCAAACGATTTATAAAAATAGTCGTTCTGCAAGAAATGCTCAACGTATAAGGCACATTTTCGCCGAAACGCATAcgttaaaaagcaaaaatctcGCATTTATTTCTACATCTATTTATTTATGAGTTGGTGTACTTTTTGGGCATTTGGTCGAGCTTCTACAACTATTTGTGGGGTTTGCATCTCGattagccgactccgaatggcatatggtctcttatgaggagcttttttcacaGTAGATACTTTGTCGGACTTTTGGTATTGCTTGTCGAGGGGCGATCGGTATTAGAAcaaacttttctataatttggtgtttcatgcacggagattcgaacccggGCACTTCCGGATGGTAGTCACGTATCAACGCATTCTACCCTCAAAATGCCGTATTTGAGGCATTGAAAATCCACAGgtcattaaagaaaaaactttggTATGATTTTTGGATTGGCTGAGTCATCGGACCGTTTAGATtacattagattagatttgtggggggctggcactcagtcagtagaccattgtactacacccgaatagatatcagtagaaggAATAGAGATAGTaaagataaaaggtggatggtaaaaaacgaataaattagttgaggtcactcttccacaaatctcttggattcattgatgaattttaagagatccggaagaggaagagtatgaactttgtccatactcagtgtatcgcaacccaatatcctaaatctgattctggaaaatgtaggacagctacagagaaaatgctctgcagtgtcgtcatcttcaagacaggataggcatatcgggatgtccacgacccccatggtagccatatgctgaccacagacgttgtgccctgtgattacacccaccagtactctcaggcccttcctgctgagttttaggagaaaggtcgctgttttccatTTTTGGTTCTggtttcacaaagcacttggcaactctgcacgagttcaactcagatcAACGACCTCTgtgagtagacctcatgaagtcctcaatccatagatgaatcgatgcggaattggcacctagaaagggttcagggcctagtggcctacttgcagagccttcattttccaatttatcagctaactcgttccctgcaataccacaatgtccaggcacccaaataagactaactttgttgtgttttgcaacactgttcagttttgtcttacattcaccgactaacttcgaagagcagcgtgggttagcaagagctttcagtgcagcttgactgtcactacaaattcccaTCATCGGACCGTAAAATGATGTCGGCAAAGCTGTTACAAGAATTGTAAATGTTATCGTGATATGATACAGTACCAGCTGATGGGAGTAGAGGAAGAAGAAGTCTGTGATGATTTCAGACCTGAATAATGAAAGCATACgcgttataaataaatactgcCCGATctacagtgactcacagcttatttgatgcagccaaaaaacaattattaaaatatcaaatatattttatggtatttccaTTACAATAACACtctttatttaataacaaaaaataacaaaaaatgtgtctTCATAGGAAAGatatggcaaattaaaataattcagttacaattttgaggtcacagcttaaatgatgcactaaattaaaagtattcaaaaaacataaatacattaatatttCCATTTCATGATTACGGCTAATACTTAGTGGGGTATCCCTTTTGATTCAGAACAGCTTTTAATCGGGAATTCATAGATTCTGCAAGTTTTGTTGTATAATAGGAACTAATTTTATCCCATTCTTCCTGTAGTGCCCGTTTCAGATCAGAAGCATTAGAAATGTTCtggtttcttatttaatattccagcactgaccacaaattctcaataacGTTGAGATCTGGACTCTGTGCAGGTGTCTGTACTACATGTGAGCAGTTCCAGATAAGCCAAGTTCTTACAATACCAGACGTATGCTTGAGATCGTTGTCTTGGTAGAACCTAAACGAATCCCTAATACCCATTTTATCCGcactttgtattaaattatcttttagcagATCCCGATACATCCCTTTATTCATGTTTCCTTCGATAATTGTTAAATTTCCGACGCTTGAATAGGACATGCAACCCCATACCATCACACTGCCCCGCCGTGTCTTACTGTAGAGCGCAAATTACATGGTTGAAGCGcggtgtttggttttctccaaagGCAGGACTTCCCATCAGACCGGAACAGGTTTAATTTGCTTTCATCCGCAAAAACAACGGACTTCCAGAACTTAATGTCTTTGTTGAAATGTTGTCTGCAAAACTTTATTCCTTGTTTTCCATTACGAACATTAATCCACGGCTTATTTCGGGCAGTCTTTCCAGGTCAATTTTGTTCGCGCATAACTCTACGAACAGTTTCAGGGTTATAGATCTTGGCTAAGTATTTTTCGACTTCGTTCGTTAATTTTGAATCGCTTAAATCggggttttctttaactttgcgaACAATCCACTTCTTATctgcatcattaaatattttatttggcgcaGATCTGCCCTTATCTTCTATGCTGTTTTCGCTGCGAAACCTTTCTATAATGTGCTGGACAGTTGAGGAACTGATAGcaacaatttctgcaatttttcgttGGCTTTTGCCCTCTTTATAATGACGAATAATGTCTTCCCTTTTTTCAAGTGAGGTCCGTTttcccattttaaaaaatttaaattttttcaacttttctttacaaaacttttttgagAATGACTTAAGACGCCaagctaaacagaaaaaaattcatttcaccaTTATTGCATTTTCAgagaaaacataaaatacacTGCATCATTTATGGTAAGCTGTGAgcatattttgatgagaaaactatttgtttctatattttttcaccaatctttgtttttgttattgttctctCTGCAGTGGTAAACAGTACATACATATCACATTGCAAGTCgtatccttttttttgtttttttctaaaaaagtattacctgcatcgaataagctgtgagtcactgtacGCTGAAAAGATTTGGCAAGTTTTTGTATACGCATCCTGTGTTGCTTAACCACTTTTAATTCGCACCCCTACGATTTCTGCTCATATACACCccgttgaaaaattataaaaccgccacaattttgtttttataaaaatatatttaatactacaatgaaaaccatataacgcaaagttttcaactttgtaaaaaaaattcaaaataccttaaaaattttttaaaatcttcaactttttaaccagaattttttttaatttttttgcaatacagTTTTATGATTATACAGTTGTACATATCAtattcggcggccgccgtagccgaatgggttggtgcgtgactcgaatctcgttgaaacaccaaaatgaagaaaaagtttttctaaaagcggtcgcccttcggcaggcccTGACAagcgtccgagtgtatttctgccatgaaaaatctcctcataaaaaatatttgcactttcggagtcgacttgaaactgtaggtccctccatttgtggaacaacatcaagacgcacacaaataggaggcggagcgcggccaaacacccaaagagggtcCCTAAATTTggttgttttgttaaaaaaaaaaaaaaaattgcgggcTTATGAAATCAGCCTGTCGTAACCAATTTTACTTTGTTCTACCAGTAACCAAGTAAACTGAAGTGCTTTACAGTTCATGCGGcttaaaatgctttttttattggtttaagTGTTGATTCATCCAGCTTTTATTATAgttgttgaatatttttaagtaatttcttgtttgattttttaactgATCCTCTACGCCCACTGCAtacttaatttaagtttttggcTGAGAGATcccgaagaaaaaaatttaactcaaaaACCCCTAATCAAATCAATAAAACTCCAGATCTACAAACTTCTTCCTTCATTGATGCAAGACTTAGTTCGAGGTATGAAGTTTCGAATATTCCTATCCGCAATTATATCCTCGCTATAGTCGGTTTGATCGGTCTTTTCATTCGACATATCTCGCCGTATCCGTAGGGCATTGTCTTACGCGTGCTAAAGTAAAAGACGCCTTTCTTCGGCACCGCTGGATCACCACCCATAAAATCACTCGCCCTACAATGCGGCGCACCGCAGCCGCATGTGTAGTTTTCTATGCTCTTATAATtcttgcactttattgcacCAAAAGCCCACGGATTCTGCAACGACTCCACAAAGTAATACAAAGCACCGAAATGATCGCATGTAAAGTCTGGTTCCATTGTCGTTGCATTCGGACAATGCGCTTGTCCCAGACCCCAGTTGGGATAGAAAGAAGCGTGTGCGAGATTGTCGGCGGGAAAGCCAAATAATGATACGTCACTTTGTACGGACTCCACATAAATGGCATCCGTTGAGGCGAGACGCCATTTCGCGTCAAACCTTCGGTGAATGGGTCCGGAAGTATCGAGCGCATAGATGACGCCATATTTGTCTGGTTGCAGTAATTTTCCAGCCACACCAGCTATGTGACAGCCGGCGCTGTGCGCTATTAAGTACATTTCACTGAACGGGATGGCGGTATGGTTGTGCAGGAAACGAGTGAACTCGTTGAATTTGCGTGCGATTTCGAAAATTTCCGCAACCACGCGTATATAATTTATGTCCAATGAGTAATCTGTCCAGTCGACCAAAATGACATTGTAATCGTGCACGGCGAGGTAGGCATCTTTGATGGCGGCATTCGAGCAGGTAGTCGTTTGGCCATTCCAGCCGTGAATGGAGAATCTAGaagacaaaaaagaaaaaaaggcgaAGGTTTGAGTTGACAAAAAAGTGGACAAGAAGTAGTAGTGGACAAAAAATATGTGTGGACGTAAAAATGTTAATGTAAATGagtggaaaaaatataataccgttttttttttcgttttgttttgcaATCGTAAGGAATCATGCAACAAGTTCAAGTTCACAAAATGACGCATCATTCATCcagttaattttattgttttcgcaTGCAACTCACCTGACTGGCCAGCTGGCATTAAAGTTCGAGGTCAGCAGCCGGTTGCGGTCGCCAGTTAACAGTACTTGTCGTTTGTGTGGATTCAGACGTGTAAACAGATCGTATCGCAATTGCTTTTGACGTGGACGTGATCCTGGATCGAGTAGTTGACGTGCCTCCTTCGAAACGAGTCCCGCTATGAAATCGACAGTAAATGGCTCACAATCGCCCAACCGGTTTTGGAATTTCGGAGCGTTATATTGATAGAGCGCTGCAAGTGGTGGGCGAGTGAGTCAATAGGGCGGGAAAGGcaataaatggaaataaatttgcatgcaAGAAGATTAATGTGAAACACACAAAGCGCATACGAAATGTTTTTggggaaaaatgtatttaaaaataaatttatatgtgcACTAGGACGCGCCAATTGCTTCTTAAActaaataaagggtctttcaaaacacgatcgattatttttattttattttcttaatgtatttattttttatatatgtaagaatacgcacagaaaatttaatatcgtttcggtgaatattttcgaagttaacgcaaatttgaaaagggtGCTAATAAAGTGTTTTTcgaactttagacgcgtttttctcaaaatggtgttttcaaagtcggtgactaacattactcgaaaacggctaaaccgattagtctcaaattttaacactagcttctttaatatatttttttagcaattaatcgaagactttttctcaacgataaatattttttttatcaacaatTTAAGCCCGAAATtgtggtcaaaaatcgattttttgttttgagaaaccgccatttggtcaactaattttattttgcttattccttcgattaattactagatttaacaatactttaacgaaatctctTTGGCTTTTTAGAGAGAAGCttccggagatcagctgtagttcctttcaaaataaatatttttgctaatactaagtcttaaaatacagttaaaagataacataatatctgcataaatttttaaataaataattttaaaagttttcgcagaaaaaattctggaaaactcgtttttttcggccttctaactgtatataaccccttaaaacaagacatgcaaaaatttagattctttcaggttcaCCACTTGCATTCAAAGGTAGCATTTGAATGCCCACCATGAGTATGTCCACAGAtcaaatccgccaaacagtcgttTCATGAATggctaattgttgagaacgccGAGATATCGAAGGCTATTCAACCAATaatttgcgctacagcagcaacgaTAAGTTTTTGgtttgccagtcctttttctattcttggcaggaccagtttcttgaaaatttttcattaacctttgaattgtcgaatcATTCGGatgatttttccataaaaaaataacgcattttgcgatatgtttcGGTCCGGCACTGATCTTTCCTCGTGGCCGGCTCTGGTACCGGCTTTATTGAAGCATTCTAAGCAAAAGTGTTGCTGGAATTTACTCGTttcgcaacttttttttttaatttttggctttcTTAGACccatacagtaggttctgtttttatgcggtagatacgttccgcaagaaacagcataaagaaaaaacagcataaaaaaagctactagttctatagtaaaactatagatacgtttcaaatgctaaaaccgcataaatctgaaataatcgcataaaaaagggcactagttccatattattactatagatacgttccatagaccgcatgaatctgaaataattaaataaaatcgcataaacaaaatattgtatctttgaaaattatatctttatatatcttccatacttgtagggttagcatttctgatgcaatctgtgatgagtttttgcttagctggtttagaatcttgtttatatgtacaattccccataggtcgacatgcattttgtaatttaaaaaaaaaccgcactatttcaaaaccgcataaaaaaaagccgcataaaaacagaacctactgtataatCTAGAATTTCTATCATAACAACCAGTGGAGTATTTTCGAACTTTATGGACGTCTTTTTGAATAGTGTCGATTTGGCAACTCAACAATCCAAACGCATTTTTAATTATCTATCTTTTGCCATTCTCTCCTTTTTGACCTTTATAATGACTTGACATAATAAATGTTGGAACTAAGCGATCACTTAAATAAATTCTGTAACTGACACCGGTTGTCTTTTTCGTTTTGCGCGCGTTCGGTCGTAGGTATTCGTGGGAGCTTATAACACGTCTCCTTCCTTTTTCTGTaatttatgaacaatttttccTACCTGAACTGGAATTGGTTCATCTACTCGCTGCGTCAGTCCGGAGGTACTCGGCTGATTCCCTTTTGGATCAACCCATTCATTTCCGTCACAGACCTCATTAGCACCTGTGCTACTTCCCTACTCTTCTTCTCTCCATTTCCATTTTCTGGCCTACTAAAATATCATCTTCTGATGATTATATCTGTAATATCCGCCGACATCTGAACGATAAGAAAATTTCGCTTGATGCATCCACTCTCTTCTCCTTCCAACTTTTTCGGTTTAAGGGCGATAAGTATTCTCAGGAACAAACTAAATTTTGTACTCTCAAACGATTTGTATACTTCTGTGACTTTCGGCCAACTGAAAGTTTCTTAAAGGTGCGCCTGCATTGCCTGTTCCACTGTCTCACTCAAAGAGAAGGAACACGACCTTTCCTTATCTCGAATATGACTGCAAAAGTGAGTTGGGCGCCACGCAGTGCGTAATATACTACATTATCCCATACTTAGAGAGGGGCAGCATTTTGAAATCTCGGTATCGCGATCAACGTGttgaagatcgaccattttcaaataattttcaataattttaactcgttgttctatcgtgtaaaattgtgcatctgCTGCTTGACAAATGTCAGAGATAGCATAACAAAGGTACCATCTAGGAATGATTGACTACTAATATCTGGGCGTCACTTTTCAAATAGCCTTTATAACCACCTTTGCTTCTGCGACTGAAGTATTCCACTTCAAATTCTGAACAAAAAAGTTCTTGGAAGCATCGCTCTAAAATGGATTTCAAGCCTCTTTGCTTGTAAGTTTagtaattaactaac harbors:
- the LOC129248854 gene encoding phospholipase A1-like; translation: MTQVYTELFLAHFDANFMPHISGEAGSLASAMMKHVAKSCDASASRAGLRSRRRPVIEEALYQYNAPKFQNRLGDCEPFTVDFIAGLVSKEARQLLDPGSRPRQKQLRYDLFTRLNPHKRQVLLTGDRNRLLTSNFNASWPVRFSIHGWNGQTTTCSNAAIKDAYLAVHDYNVILVDWTDYSLDINYIRVVAEIFEIARKFNEFTRFLHNHTAIPFSEMYLIAHSAGCHIAGVAGKLLQPDKYGVIYALDTSGPIHRRFDAKWRLASTDAIYVESVQSDVSLFGFPADNLAHASFYPNWGLGQAHCPNATTMEPDFTCDHFGALYYFVESLQNPWAFGAIKCKNYKSIENYTCGCGAPHCRASDFMGGDPAVPKKGVFYFSTRKTMPYGYGEICRMKRPIKPTIARI